Part of the Eisenibacter elegans DSM 3317 genome is shown below.
CACCTATCAACCCCATAGAACTGCTAAACTGATGACCAACCTCGAAAGCTTACAATACCCCATCGGACGGTTTGAGCCACCCACACATATCGACAGCATTACACGCACACAGTACATTCAAACCTTACGACTTTTTCCGGGGCAAGTCCGCAGCCTGACCACAGGTCTTTCCTCAGCCCAACTCCAAGTACCCTACCGCCCAGGAGGGTGGACAGTAAGGCAGGTTGTCAATCACTGTGCCGACTCCCACGCACAAGCGCTTTCTCGCTTCAAGTTAGCACTTACAGAAGCCAACCCTACCGTCAAACCATATCAAGAGCAGGCTTGGGCTGTCTTGGCTGATAGTCAGAACGACAACATCACCCCCGCGCTGGAGATGCTTTCAGGCATCCATCAGCGATGGGTGATTTTGTTGGAAGCAATGAACCAAGAGGATTTTCAAAAAAACTATTTCCATCCCGAAAACCAACGTCAATACACCCTTGACGAGATATTAGCGCTATACGATTGGCACTCGCGCCACCATTTGGCACACATCCGACTTGCACTTGGCCAGCCCGAATTACGGCTTGAACTTGCATTCGATTATCATCTCAAAACCTTTCAAAGCCGCAGCAATACGGACAATGGAGAGGTTTCGAGTCAAACCATTTTTCATTATCGACAACAAGGCAGTATTGTTACAGCACAGTATGCCGGAGGCGGCATTCTCGAAGGACAACTCATCGGCACAGTAGATGAGGCAGGGGTGATTCAGATGCACTACCAACATCTAAACACCCAAAAACAGCTCCGTACAGGGCGTTGCCAATCAACACCGGAGCGCCTGCCCAATGGCAAAATTCGTTTGTATGAAAATTGGCAGTGGACTAATGGAGACCAAAGCAGTGGCCATTCTGTGATAGAGGAGGTTTGAGCCTTTAGTTTAACCTTTTTGGTTTGTTTTTACGTTATCATTCATAAGTGTAACCGCATCTAACAAACCAACAGCACGATGAAATACATAATTTATGCTTTTTTAGGAGTCATTAACTGCACGTTAC
Proteins encoded:
- a CDS encoding YfiT family bacillithiol transferase, with translation MTNLESLQYPIGRFEPPTHIDSITRTQYIQTLRLFPGQVRSLTTGLSSAQLQVPYRPGGWTVRQVVNHCADSHAQALSRFKLALTEANPTVKPYQEQAWAVLADSQNDNITPALEMLSGIHQRWVILLEAMNQEDFQKNYFHPENQRQYTLDEILALYDWHSRHHLAHIRLALGQPELRLELAFDYHLKTFQSRSNTDNGEVSSQTIFHYRQQGSIVTAQYAGGGILEGQLIGTVDEAGVIQMHYQHLNTQKQLRTGRCQSTPERLPNGKIRLYENWQWTNGDQSSGHSVIEEV